From the Scatophagus argus isolate fScaArg1 chromosome 21, fScaArg1.pri, whole genome shotgun sequence genome, one window contains:
- the LOC124053059 gene encoding neurotrypsin-like — protein sequence MTRTHRAGRMALTSREMLCLIGTACLWLPLLAEVVAEDSYLNEVQNSVPLSCSEGFTELGYYNGTVSQTDSGAPCLKWTEFPDYVMQYPGRGLGDHSYCRNPDRESNPWCFFRQNSGAIGWAYCDCHQGAARLVGSSSSGSGRVEVYLNGQWGAVCDSHWTDRDASVICRQLGLGDIGTALQHSQFGSGSGLFHYERLGCRGDESSLSKCRSRTFVTGDCSHGNEAAVMCAPPEGSGSPLRLVGGEEDFEGRVEVFHAGRWGSVCDDQWDDRDAEVVCRQLGFGGVAKAWSWAHFGQGSGPILLDAVKCTGNELFLDQCPHGDWEQHNCDHMEDAGVSCSPYTDGVVRLVGGDSPWEGRVEVFHNGDWGTVCDDHWSQQHAEVVCRQLGYRGHAEVVSDGTFGEGVGLILLDDVHCEGSETSLLDCRHGIWGRTDCSHSEDVGVRCRARTSQETNEVSVIAPSTGPLVRLVGGSSRKEGRVEVYLHGDWGSICDSGWNDLNAAVVCRQLGHSGGAVAAGGFGQGKGPIHLDQVRCTGKEEFLGECPSLGQSIQGCRRREDAGVRCDVAPPQESEVPAKPQELSCGLRKLVEDESKRRNQGEENMLRTTWPWQVSVWLRSQEEDGGPLCSGTLISPCWALTSAYCVSRFGSDPSRYVVRVGASEQTLTPEQVVVHRKFKGQSGGHDLALLKLPSTKGHCLTFDPNTNAACLPSADTASGGRTPSSCVVVVTTGWTGPDSVLASWVPLMSSWQCKKRYGDSFSSHGTLCAGSPPDTGLLHDDGCQGNSGGGLVCQGETGRWVLAGVVAGGHGCGDPSSPSLYTRVSRFRSWIDEVIDTRAEEPHARAKTRADKDPARTHEEHTRGESKEAHLHNTHGEREETNEINDIKQTHKHHSHATKRTHTHREGDADTNTQILV from the exons ATGACACGGACACACCGGGCGGGAAGGATGGCGCTGACCAGCCGGGAAATGTTGTGCTTGATCGGAACCGCGTGCCTCTGGCTGCCGCTGTTGGCGGAG GTGGTGGCTGAGGATAGTTACTTAAACGAGGTGCAGAACTCAG TGCCTCTGTCCTGCTCTGAGGGATTCACAGAGTTGGGATACTACAACGGCACCGTGTCTCAGACGGACTCTGGCGCCCCCTGTCTGAAGTGGACAGAGTTTCCGGACTACGTCATGCAGTACCCGGGCCGAGGGCTGGGCGACCACAGCTACTGCAGGAACCCAGACCGAGAGTCCAACCCCTGGTGTTTCTTCAGACAGAACTCTGGAGCCATCGGCTGGGCCTACTGCGACTGCCATCAGG GCGCAGCTCGTCTGGTTGGCAGCTCGTCCTCTGGCAGCGGGCGTGTTGAGGTGTACCTGAACGGCCAGTGGGGGGCCGTGTGTGACTCCCATTGGACGGACAGAGACGCCAGTGTGATCTGCAGGCAGCTGGGCCTCGG TGACATTGGCACAGCGCTGCAGCACTCGCAGTTTGGCTCGGGCTCCGGTCTCTTCCACTATGAGCGCCTGGGTTGCCGCGGCGACGAGAGCAGCCTGAGTAAGTGCCGGAGCAGGACGTTCGTCACTGGTGACTGTAGCCATGGAAACGAGGCAGCGGTGATGTGTGCGCCGCCAGAAG GCAGTGGTTCCCCACTGCGATTGGTTGGAGGCGAGGAAGACTTTGAAGGTCGCGTGGAGGTGTTTCATGCCGGAAGGTGGGGCTCCGTGTGTGACGACCAGTGGGACGACAGGGACGCTGAGGTGGTGTGCAGACAGCTGGGCTTCGG GGGTGTCGCGAAGGCCTGGTCGTGGGCTCACTTCGGTCAAGGTTCAGGTCCGATCCTGCTGGATGCTGTGAAGTGTACAGGAAACGAGCTCTTCCTGGATCAGTGTCCCCACGGCGACTGGGAGCAGCACAACTGTGACCACATGGAGGATGCTGGAGTCTCCTGCAGCCCTTATACAG ATGGTGTGGTGCGCCTGGTTGGAGGAGACAGTCCCTGGGAGGGTCGGGTGGAGGTTTTCCACAACGGTGACTGGGGGACGGTTTGTGACGACCACTGGTCCCAGCAGCATGCAGAGGTGGTCTGCAGACAGCTGGGCTACAG GGGTCATGCTGAGGTCGTCTCAGACGGGACGTTTGGCGAGGGCGTCGGTCTGATCCTCCTGGACGACGTCCACTGTGAGGGATCCGAGACCTCCCTGCTGGACTGTCGGCACGGGATCTGGGGTCGCACTGACTGCTCCCACAGCGAGGATGTGGGTGTTCGCTGCAGGGCTCGAACCAGCCAAGAGACCAACGAAGTGTCGGTTATCGCTCCCTCCACAG gTCCCCTGGTTCGCCTTGTGggtggcagcagcagaaagGAGGGTCGAGTGGAGGTGTATCTCCATGGTGACTGGGGAAGTATTTGCGACTCGGGCTGGAACGACCTGAACGCAGCTGTGGTGTGCAGACAGCTTGGGCACAG CGGTGGAGCGGTGGCAGCCGGAGGGTTCGGTCAGGGGAAAGGGCCCATCCACCTGGACCAGGTGAGGTGCACGGGGAAGGAGGAGTTCTTGGGTGAGTGTCCCTCTCTGGGCCAGAGCATCCAGGGCTGCAGGCGCAGGGAGGACGCGGGGGTGAGGTGTGACGTCGCGCCGCCGCAGGAGTCCGAGGTGCCGGCCAAGCCTCAAGAGCTGAGCTGTGGGCTGAGGAAGCTGGTGGAGGACGAGAGCAAGAGGAGGAACCAAGGAGAGGAAAACATGCTCAG GACCACGTGGCCCTGGCAGGTGTCAGTGTGGCTTCGGTCTCAAGAGGAAGATGGCGGTCCTCTCTGTAGCGGCACTCTGATCAGCCCCTGCTGGGCCCTGACGTCTGCGTACTGTGTCAGCAG GTTTGGCAGCGACCCGTCCAGGTACGTGGTGCGAGTGGGGGCTTCGGAGCAGACCCTCACCCCGGAGCAGGTGGTGGTTCACAGGAAGTTTAAGGGTCAGAGTGGAGGTCACGATCTAGCTTTGCTGAAGCTGCCCAGCACCAAGGGTCACtgtctgacctttgaccccaacACTAACGCGGCATGCCTTCCTTCTGCCGACACGGCATCAGGGGGACGTACTCCATCTTCTTGTGTTGTCGTTGTCACCACCGGCTGGACAGGACCAG ACTCAGTTCTTGCGTCCTGGGTCCCTCTGATGTCGTCATGGCAATGTAAGAAGCGCTATGGCGACAGCTTTTCCAGCCATGGCACCCTGTGTGCCGGCAGTCCTCCAGACACCGGCCTCCTCCATGACGACGGTTGTCAAGGCAACTCCGGAGGCGGTCTGGTGTGTCAGGGGGAGACGGGACGATGGGTCCTCGCCGGGGTGGTGGCCGGGGGTCACGGCTGCGGCGACCCCTCCTCGCCCTCGCTCTACACTCGAGTGAGCCGCTTCAGGAGCTGGATCGACGAGGTCATCGACACGCGAGCGGAGGAACCGCACGCGCGCGCAAAGACGCGTGCTGACAAAGACCCAGCACGCACGCACGAGGAGCACACGCGCGGCGAGAGCAAGGAAGCACACCTGCACAACACGCACGGCGAGCGAGAAGAAACAAACGAGATCAACgacatcaaacaaacacacaagcatcaTTCACACGCCActaaacgcacacacacccaccgCGAAGGGGACGccgacacaaacacacaaatcctgGTCTGA
- the LOC124053057 gene encoding E3 ubiquitin-protein ligase TRIM21-like, whose protein sequence is MASSNSLLSEEQFLCPICLDVFTRPVSTPCGHNFCMSCITTYWDDTPNCQCPVCKETFDRRPDLRVNTFISGLALQFMSLQVKDDDMGSSDQQQANGSGEVLCDICADNQQEAVKSCLECLTSYCDVHLEPHRRAAGLKRHTLLDPLSTLEDRICKEHSRLLVMFCRNEEVLLCDACASLRHVNHDVVSMQRAYREMKALLLEEETKVQQMIQERLQKIQVMRDSIIQSKKETKDVIANSLQDLMELTTGIDKIHSGLVKMMEDKQKAAEEEADKFISSMKQEITELQTTAKKMEKLKQTNNQLCFLQSFPNSSLLPHTMDLSTFTFTRHVEIHRIQKVLSKSVSQMQTLLSKMNAEITQILNGTDVSNEATLRYMQQYEEDIKLDPDTAHPLLIISNDRKWVRYSMGSGLWGNQIPNPNMFTEHLAVLGQRGFSSCKFYFEVFVGEKSEWCLGVAKASIQRNGSLFRSSLSGLWAIWFLVDKFETFSSPNVPVHLGKVEKVGVFVDYNGGQISFYDVQSATLIYSFTECIFTEELYPYFNPCDNEYGSNLEPMIIVPVCRTD, encoded by the coding sequence ATGGCCTCTAGCAACAGTCTCTTATCTGAGGAGCAGTTTCTTTGTCCCATCTGCTTAGATGTGTTCACTCGGCCGGTTTCCACGCCGTGTGGACACAACTTCTGCATGTCATGTATCACAACCTACTGGGACGACACACCGAACTGCCAGTGTCCCGTCTGTAAAGAGACGTTTGACAGGAGGCCGGATCTCAGGGTGAACACTTTTATTTCCGGGCTTGCGTTGCAGTTTATGTCACTTCAAGTGAAGGATGACGACATGGGGAGCTCAGACCAGCAGCAGGCTAACGGTAGCGGCGAGGTGCTGTGTGATATTTGTGCTGACAACCAGCAAGAGGCTGTCAAATCCTGTCTGGAGTGTCTGACCTCTTACTGTGATGTTCATCTAGAGCCTCATCGTAGAGCTGCCGGGCTGAAGAGACACACACTGCTAGACCCCTTGTCGACCCTGGAGGACAGAATTTGCAAGGAGCATAGCAGGCTCCTGGTGATGTTCTGCAGAAATGAAGAGGTTTTGCTGTGTGACGCCTGCGCCAGTTTGCGCCACGTGAATCATGACGTGGTTTCCATGCAGCGAGCGTACAGAGAGATGAAAGCTCTGCTGCTGGAAGAAGAGACCAAAGTGCAGCAGATGATCCAGGAAAGGCTACAGAAGATCCAAGTCATGAGAGACTCAATAAtacaaagcaagaaagaaacCAAAGATGTGATAGCAAACAGCCTGCAGGACTTGATGGAGCTCACTACCGGGATTGATAAGATCCATTCGGGGCTCGTGAAAATGATGGAAGACAAGCaaaaagcagctgaagaagaagcagacaaGTTTATTAGCAGTATGAAGCAGGAGATCACCGAACTGCAGACCACAGCAAAGAAGATGGAGAAGCTAAAGCAGACTAACAACCAGCTTTGTTTCCTCCAGAGCTTCCCAAACTCGTCCCTCCTGCCACACACAATGGACTTGTCCACATTCACTTTCACCAGACATGTGGAGATTCATCGCATACAGAAAGTGTTGAGCAAATCAGTATCTCAAATGCAAACACTGCTGAGCAAAATGAACGCAGAAATAACGCAAATCTTGAACGGCACGGACGTGTCAAACGAGGCAACGCTGAGATACATGCAGCAGTACGAAGAGGACATTAAGCTGGATCCTGACACGGCTCACCCTCTGCTCATTATATCCAATGATAGGAAATGGGTGAGGTACAGCATGGGTTCAGGTCTGTGGGGGAACCAGATCCCGAACCCAAACATGTTTACGGAACATCTTGCAGTTCTTGGACAGAGAGGCTTCTCATCATGTAAGTTTTACTTTGAGGTGTTCGTGGGAGAAAAATCTGAATGGTGTCTGGGCGTGGCTAAAGCGTCCATCCAGAGGAATGGGTCACTTTTTCGGAGTTCTCTTTCTGGACTTTGGGCCATTTGGTTCCTAGTTGACAAGTTTGAAACCTTCAGTTCTCCAAATGTGCCGGTACACTTAGGAAAGGTGGAGAAGGTCGGCGTCTTTGTGGATTATAACGGAGGGCAAATTTCCTTCTACGACGTACAAAGCGCAACTCTAATTTACTCATTTACTGAGTGTATATTTACCGAAGAACTGTATCCCTACTTTAATCCCTGTGATAATGAATACGGTTCAAACTTGGAGCCAATGATAATTGTTCCTGTCTGTCGCACGGACTGA